GGGAGAACACCTTCTCGAGGTCCTCCGGCGGCACGCCCGGGCCGGTGTCGGCCACCGTCACCGCGGCCCAGTCGCCGGTCCCCTCGGCGCGCAGCGAGGCGAGCGGGGAGTGCTTCTGGTTGAACTTGATGGCGTTGTCGAGGAGGTTCTTGAGCGCCTCGGTGACGAGCCGCCGGTCGCCGACGATGACGAGGCCCGTCGCCGGGGCGTCCACGGTCGCCGCGCGCTCCGCGATCTTCTCCTCGAGGCCCGTCACCGCGTCCTTGACCGCCTCGTCGAGGGGGAAGGGCTCGGAGTTGAGCTGCGTGTCGGGGCTCTCGATCGTCGTGTAGCTCAGCAGCTTGTCGACGAGCTCGCTGACCTTGCCGCCCTGGGAGCGGATCGTCTTCACGGCCTTGGCCCACATCGGGTCGGTGTCGGAGTTGACCTCGTCCATCAGGATGTCGGCGAATCCCGTCACCGCCGCCAGCGGCGTGCGCAGCTTGTGGGAGATCAGGCTCAGGAAGGTGCGCTTGAGCTTCTCCTGCCGGTGGCTCTCGGTGCGGTCGCGGAAGACGAACAGGCGCCCCTCGTTGTCGCCCAGGGACGCGCGCGTGACGCGGCCCTCGAGCACCAGCATGGTCGGCTCTTTCCTCACGGCGGCGAAATCGAGCACGGCCTTCTCGCCGGAGAGCAGCTCCGCGATCGACGGGGTCACCACCATGCCGTTGAGACCGTCGGCCAGCTCCTTGAGTTCCGTCCCGAGCAGCCTGGAGGCGGCCTCGTTGGAGAGCAGGACCGCGCCGGCGGCGTCGGTCAGCGCCGCGCCGTCGGTCATCTGGGCGAACACGGTGGCGAGCTTGAAGCGCTCGTCCTTGAGCGAGGTGAACAGGCGCGCGTTGTCGATGGCGACCGCGGCCTGCGAGGCGAAGGCCTCGAAGGCGAGCCGGTCGGCCTCGCTGAAATCGCCGCCGCGCTTGTTGATCGCCTCCAGCACGCCGACGAGGTGGCCCTTGATCATCATCGGCACCGCGAGGATGGAGCGGGTCACGAACCCGGACTGCGCGTCCATCGCCGGCGACCAGCGCGGGTCCTGACGCACCGCGTTGATGATCTCCGGCTTGCGGGTCTTGGCGACCGTGCCGGCGATGCCCTGGCCGAGCTTGAGGCGGACCTTGGAGGCGTCCGGGCCGAGGCCCAAAGCCACGTCGAAATACAGCTCCTGGGATTTTTCGTCCAACAGGAGCAAGGACGCGCTCTCGGCGTCCACGACCTTCGTGGACAGCTCGAGCACGGACGTGAGGAGCTCCCCGATCTCGAGCTTGGAGGACAGCAGCCTTCCCACCTCGAGCAGAAGCTCCAACGTCTCCGCGTTCGTCGTCGGCATATCTCTTAACCTACCAAATCCAAACTCGGCGGGGCTTGGGCTCTCCGCCGGGGGGCGCGTCGAAGGTGAACTCGAACGGATTGGCGCGGGGAAGGACGAGGCTGGTGAATCTCAGGTCGCTGACGCGCACCGTGGAGCCTCCCTCGGGGCCGGGCTCCACCGTCCATACCGGCGCCTTGAAGAAGGCCGTCAGCCGCCGGCCGAACGGCGTCTCCTTGGCCGCCAGCGCCGGCCCCGTCAGGCCGTCGTCGCGCAGCACGGGCCCGGGCGCCACGGTGCGCTCCGAGACGTTCACGAGATATTGCTTCCACTGGCCGTCGGCCTTGACCACGCCGCGCCAGCGGTGGGCGCCGAGCGGCTCCGGGAAGGCGTACCGGAAGCCCCGTCCGCCGGTCTCCTGGGCGAGCAAGGCCACGGCCATCTGGCGGGCCGTGAAGGCCATCGACAGGTAGAACGCGACCGAGACGAGCGCCGCCTGGCACAAGCCGCCCAGCCGCGGCCGCCACGACTCCTTCAGACGGGCCAGGTGGGGGGCGGCC
Above is a genomic segment from Elusimicrobiota bacterium containing:
- a CDS encoding metal-dependent hydrolase encodes the protein MDPVTHTLLGVAVGEAFFRPRLGRRAVTVAAWAANLPDIDTFVLLTGDPGSVILRRSFGHSLILLPLWIAALTWLFKRKYEDMDVRDLAAVIAVNCGGHLFFDLINSFGVQLFWPFSTARPELAMIFIIDLALAGFLAAPHLARLKESWRPRLGGLCQAALVSVAFYLSMAFTARQMAVALLAQETGGRGFRYAFPEPLGAHRWRGVVKADGQWKQYLVNVSERTVAPGPVLRDDGLTGPALAAKETPFGRRLTAFFKAPVWTVEPGPEGGSTVRVSDLRFTSLVLPRANPFEFTFDAPPGGEPKPRRVWIW
- a CDS encoding GAF domain-containing protein; translated protein: MPTTNAETLELLLEVGRLLSSKLEIGELLTSVLELSTKVVDAESASLLLLDEKSQELYFDVALGLGPDASKVRLKLGQGIAGTVAKTRKPEIINAVRQDPRWSPAMDAQSGFVTRSILAVPMMIKGHLVGVLEAINKRGGDFSEADRLAFEAFASQAAVAIDNARLFTSLKDERFKLATVFAQMTDGAALTDAAGAVLLSNEAASRLLGTELKELADGLNGMVVTPSIAELLSGEKAVLDFAAVRKEPTMLVLEGRVTRASLGDNEGRLFVFRDRTESHRQEKLKRTFLSLISHKLRTPLAAVTGFADILMDEVNSDTDPMWAKAVKTIRSQGGKVSELVDKLLSYTTIESPDTQLNSEPFPLDEAVKDAVTGLEEKIAERAATVDAPATGLVIVGDRRLVTEALKNLLDNAIKFNQKHSPLASLRAEGTGDWAAVTVADTGPGVPPEDLEKVFSRFHQVEKDFTGQQDGMGLGLAFVRKVAELHGGSAVLRSKLGAGATVTLTLPRRKDA